One Ornithinicoccus hortensis genomic window, TCCGGGTCGACCTCGGGCAACCGCACGTCGACGGTGCTCGCCGCCGCGAACAGCCCCTCCTTGTTGCCGAAGTAGCGCATCACCAGCGACGGGTCGATGTCGGCGTCCCCGGCGATCGCCCGGATCGTGGCGCGCTCGTAGCCGTCGGCGGCGAACCGGTCGCGCGCCGCAGCCAGGATCGCGGCGCGGGTGGCCTCCGATCGAGGCCCTCCGACCTGCGCGCCCCCGACGCCCTCACCACCGCGCGCACTCATGTCAACGAGTGTAGGCCAACAACTGTTGACATCGGTCGCGACACGCGCCTACCGTGGATGCCAACAGGTGTTGACATTCCGCCGATGCCGCCGAGGAGGAGTCATGAACCACGTGATCGTCGTCGGGGCGGGCCCCACCGGCCTGCTGCTCGCGGGAGACCTGGCCACGGCCGGAGTCCGGGTGACCCTGGTCGAACGCCGCCCCCGCACCGAGAGCAACCTCACCCGCGCCTTCGGGGTGCACGCCCGCACCCTGGAACTGTTCGACGCCCGCGGCCTGGCCGACGAGCTCGTCGCGACCGGTCAACCGATCACCCGGTTGAGCCTGTTCCACCGGCTGACCCTGGACCTCGGCGCGCTCCCGAGCCGGTTCCGCTTCCTGCTGATCACCCCGCAGTACCAGGTCGAGCGGCTCCTGGCACGCCGGGCCGGCGACGCCGGCGTCGCCTTCCGGCACGGGACGACGCTGACCGGCCTGGCCCAGGACGCCGACGGGGTCTCCGCCGCGGTCAGGACCCCCGACGGCCGGCACGAGACGATCAGGGCCGACTACCTGGTCGGCACGGACGGACACCACAGCACGGTGCGCGAGCTGATCGGACTCCCCTTCCCCGGCACCGCGGTGCTGCGGTCGATGGTGCTCGCGGACGTCCGGCTGGCGGACCCCCCGGCCGAGCAGCTGACCGTCAACGGGGTCGGGGACGCCTTCGCCTTCATCGCCCCGTTCGGCGACGGCTGGCACCGGATCTTCGCCTGGGACCGGGACGACCAGCAGCCGGTCGACGCCCCGCTGGAGCTCGAGGAGGTGCGGGCGATCACCCGTCGCGCGCTGGGCACCGACCACGGGATCCTCGAGGCCCGGTGGCTGTCCCGCTTCCACAGCGACGAGCGCCAGGCGCCGGCCTACCGGGTGGGCCGGGTGTTCCTGGCCGGCGACGCCGCCCACGTGCACTCACCGGCCGGCGGGCAGGGGATGAACACCGGCCTGCAGGACGCCGCCAACCTGTCCTGGAAGCTCGCCGCCGTGGAGTCCGGTCGGGCCCGCGACGGGCTCCTCGACAGCTACCAGACCGAGCGGCACCCCGTCGGCCACCAGGTGCTGCGCAGCAGCGGCGCGCTGATCCGCCTCGCGATGGCCCGCCACCCCGGGGTGCGTGCCCTCCGGGCGGTCTTCTCCGTGGTGGTCAGCACCGTCGCCCCGGTCCGTCGCCGTGCGTTGGGGATGGTGACCGGTGTGGGCATCGCCTACCGGGCCGCCCCGCGCAGCCACGGGCTCACCGGGTCCCGGGCACCGGACGTGACGCTGGCCGACGGCCGACGGCTCTACGAGGCGCTCCGGCGAGGCCGGTTCGTCCTGGTCACCCCGCCCGGCCGGAGCGGCGACCTCGCCGGCCTGGCCGACGCCGGTCTGGTGGTCACCGCCGGCCCGCAGGACCGCACCGTGCTGGTCCGCCCCGACGGTTACATCGCCTGGGCCTGCGAGGGGGTCGCGGGCGCAGACACCCTCGCCCGGGTGCTCGACACGGTCGGTCACGCACCGCTTCGGGTGGCCCGCCCGGCCTGACCGGTCCGGCGCCCAGCCGCTCAGGGCAGCGGGTAGCGCTCCGGGCCCGCGGCGGCCAGGTCGAGCAGGAACGCGCGCTGCCGCGGGTCCGCCCACGCCTGCGCGTCGTTGTCCTCCAGCGCCCAGCTGCCCTCCTCCCAGAACATGTGGTCCAGGGCCGCCGGCCACAGCTCGCGCTCGGCGGGGGTGAGCTCGACCTGCCCCAGGTATGCCGTGGCGAAGGTCTGCCACTCCGCGGCGGTGAACAGCCGCCCCGGCGCGCCGTCGCACTCGTTGTGGAACAGCACCACCGCCAGGGCCAGGTCGAACAGCCGGGGCTCGACCCCGCCGTTGTCCGGATCCACCAGCACGGGGGCGGGGTCGCCGTCCGCGGGGCCGGTGAAGACGAGGTTGTTGGCCTTGTAGTCGCTGCACACCCCGGTCCGCACCAGGTCGTCGGCGCGGTCCCGGAGCACGGGCAGCGAGTCACGCCACCAGCGTCGGCCGAGGGTGGCGACGGACCCGGCGAGCCCGGCCTCCCCCTGCTCCCCCAGCACCCGTTCCAGGGTCACCAGGTCCCCCTCCATGTCCTCCTCGGTGGAGTCCGGGAAGGCGTACTCCCGCAGCCCGAGGTCGTCCACCCGGACAGGATCGGCGTGCAGCCGACCCAACAGCTCCCCGGCGGCGGCGAGCTGGTCACGCCCACCGGCATACGGTGCGCCGGCCTCGAACGGGTAGACCACCCACCACTCCTGGCCGACCTGCTGCGGGTTCGGCGTCCCCGCGTCGTACGGTGCCACGACCGGCAGTCCGGCACCGCGCAGCCGGGTGGTCCAGCCGGCCATGGCGCGGGCCCGTCCCTCCTCGGTCGCGGTGCGCTTGACCACGACGGGGGCCCCGTCGCGGGCGGTCCCGCGGAACACCGGGGCCCAGCGGGTCAGCGGGTCCGGCTCCACGGTGGTCAGGTCGAATGCTGCGGCGAGGTCGGTCGGGTGCACGACCGACGACGCTAGCCGCGGCCACCGCGCCCCCAAAATCCGGGCGCCGTCAGGTGCTCGCGGGCCGCAGCCGGAGCCAGACCCGGTGGGCCACCACCACGACCATCGCCCACGCCAGCCCCACCGCCCACCCGCCCATCACGTCGGTCAGCCAGTGCTGTGCCAGGTAGACGCGGCTGAGGCCCACCAGCACCGGGAAGAGGGCGCACGCCACGACGCCGACCACGCGCCGGGACGAACGTGGGAGGGTCAGCAGCAGGAGGTATGCCGTCACGACCGCCAGCACGGTCGCGTTCAGGCTGTGCCCGCTCGGCCAGGCGGGCGAGGTCTCGTAGGGCGGGAGCGCGAGGACCACGGGCGGCCTGAGCCGTCCGACCAGCTCCTTGCCGAGGACGGTGAGACCGAGGGACCCGGCCAGCGCGCTAGCCACCGCCACCGGCGCCG contains:
- a CDS encoding FAD-dependent monooxygenase, which codes for MSTSVGQQLLTSVATRAYRGCQQVLTFRRCRRGGVMNHVIVVGAGPTGLLLAGDLATAGVRVTLVERRPRTESNLTRAFGVHARTLELFDARGLADELVATGQPITRLSLFHRLTLDLGALPSRFRFLLITPQYQVERLLARRAGDAGVAFRHGTTLTGLAQDADGVSAAVRTPDGRHETIRADYLVGTDGHHSTVRELIGLPFPGTAVLRSMVLADVRLADPPAEQLTVNGVGDAFAFIAPFGDGWHRIFAWDRDDQQPVDAPLELEEVRAITRRALGTDHGILEARWLSRFHSDERQAPAYRVGRVFLAGDAAHVHSPAGGQGMNTGLQDAANLSWKLAAVESGRARDGLLDSYQTERHPVGHQVLRSSGALIRLAMARHPGVRALRAVFSVVVSTVAPVRRRALGMVTGVGIAYRAAPRSHGLTGSRAPDVTLADGRRLYEALRRGRFVLVTPPGRSGDLAGLADAGLVVTAGPQDRTVLVRPDGYIAWACEGVAGADTLARVLDTVGHAPLRVARPA
- a CDS encoding phosphatase PAP2 family protein, whose product is MAQALTFAAGRVGVPLLAILLVGAFSWRRRDWTAPVAVASALAGSLGLTVLGKELVGRLRPPVVLALPPYETSPAWPSGHSLNATVLAVVTAYLLLLTLPRSSRRVVGVVACALFPVLVGLSRVYLAQHWLTDVMGGWAVGLAWAMVVVVAHRVWLRLRPAST
- a CDS encoding phosphotransferase enzyme family protein, translated to MHPTDLAAAFDLTTVEPDPLTRWAPVFRGTARDGAPVVVKRTATEEGRARAMAGWTTRLRGAGLPVVAPYDAGTPNPQQVGQEWWVVYPFEAGAPYAGGRDQLAAAGELLGRLHADPVRVDDLGLREYAFPDSTEEDMEGDLVTLERVLGEQGEAGLAGSVATLGRRWWRDSLPVLRDRADDLVRTGVCSDYKANNLVFTGPADGDPAPVLVDPDNGGVEPRLFDLALAVVLFHNECDGAPGRLFTAAEWQTFATAYLGQVELTPAERELWPAALDHMFWEEGSWALEDNDAQAWADPRQRAFLLDLAAAGPERYPLP